The region ATGCAAAACCACCAACAATCAACATATGTATGATCGTCTAGCCAcagtaaaaaatattgtaaatgacTAGCGCAAAAAGCATTCAACTGAATGTACCttacatattatatatgtgtgtcacattaaataaatgaaagtagaTAATGAAATGGAATTACAAATGATTATTCAATCATTCACAATTATATACTTTTTTCAGGTTGAGAAATAGTGGAGCTGTTTCTTTAAGAAATTTATTGTTGTGATATGATTACTACAGActgaatacagtatgtatattaaatacataatgttattttttgctttgctccctcccccaccataattatctggggggggggggtgcaaaagctttagagacagagagagaggttgggaacatGCGCTGTACACCTACCACACTGCAAACCACCCGCACTGAGATCAGAGTGCAGTCATGCAacaggtgatacctcagcacctcCCTGAAAAGTGAGAAGTTTAttacagtggctagagtgccaatcctaccaccaaccctcaagctttagatttgtcaaaaacttTGATCTCCACTTTTGAACAGATCTCGACGTtcagggtcccctgataccgaaaacattgatatctcaatgatagGCGCATGtctatctgtgtgtatgtgtgtcacagtttcttcagGACGGTCTAGAGGTAAAACGGCTGgaaggaaaaataccaaactcgaaacttaagcctgttatgagaggacaatgtgctgattagtttttgagacaAATTTTGAAAGAGAGACTCTATAGGAAccttcaaatactgtaattctgcaatcaattatgaattcttctagtCAATTTCTATCACAATGACCTATTTTACGATGTTATAGAATAAGTTCAGGTAACTTATTCCTAGGAGGCAAAGTCTATGTACACTCATGtcctaatttttattattacaggtGGAGACTCCCAAGTCTAAAATGCCTTGAATAGCTGCATATATTACATATTTGCATCTTCCTGAAACACCTGCACTTGATTCCTCCAGACTGTGCACTTTAAACTGGCAGAGTTTAAGGGAGAGAGTAAAAGAAACTGAgcaaaagacttgatgctgtgagaaaataaaaagcttaaaTAACTGATACATTCAGGATCTCATTAACACAAAGTAAGAGAAACTTACTGAttaatttgtaaattataatGTACACAACAACAGATGAGACAGACACACATGTGGACCACTACGgttttcattatacatgtttggGAAGTACTTCTGTCACCTATAATataattttgtcattttgcatCACTAGATGGCATAACAAAAGCAAATAGTCTAGATAAGCCTATACTGCATGTTAAAAttatattctggcatggcatgtttacttttcaattagacagtaattttaacttcctttagttattcatttagacatgcagtcagaagATGGATTCTATGCAGCTTTTTCTGGTGTTGTTACTAACATTTACTGATATGGTTGTTTATAGAGTACAGAAatttgcatctcctgtggctcttcgttaACAACTATGCTAACTACAgtccttttcacctccttttgaGTGACCTTACTTTGAATGTATATTTTcctttcatattttcacaaatatagctgccaattctttcagccTTTCATCGACTCCTATATTATTGTTATAACTGAACAGCAGCAGTTTCAGTTTCGCATTTTAGAAATTCAGATTAGGGATGCTTAGTCTGTATTACCAAGGAGGGTTAGAGGAAAATTTTCTATTGCCTTTTGTGGAAACCGGGGGAGCATACAGCCGCCAcatcccgacacagacaggcagatagtACACAGTCCTACTTCTCTCTTTGTCATCCTTCTCTTCCTGGaaagctttgtccctcttcctcctgactctggcttcctgaatggagtgaggaggTTCCTTTTAAGCAaatcctgggagtgttccaggtgcctcattaatcagacctggaatcaccaCCAGGTTTGGTGAAAGCCCCATGTAGggctatgcagctccccctggcggctccCACGGAACCAGACAGGGCTGTGCCACACtccatctcccagcatgccctttaGGAATCCATgatgccacagctgcccaggagggttGCCCTCTAGATTCCTGTGGGAGGTAGTGTCTTGTAAATGCTCCCTCCCCAGGTCCTCCCATCCAGCTGGCACACTAGCCACGTAAAGGCCATGGCCGCCCGTCACACTATATTAAACCAAGCAAACATCTAAAATATTAACTGTTGCATCATTCTATTTTACTATTCCGCTCAGCTCATCATTGACATGTCCTCAAGCATTAACAATTTCATcatatttctgcattatatatcTACCACAAGAAATTTTaagtatttgttatttttggttTAACCTTTTACACTTTAAACATGATTCTTCACTTAGGATGTCATTTCAGGACACTTGCAGTGGATGGGTGAAGTTATTCAAATCTCAAATGTAAGtgatatttatatacaatatataaataggCCCGAATCTGAGGAGGCAATGGAACAGAGTGATAAAGGTTAAAGgggttataaaaagaaaaaagacttttCTTACTGACCACTTGGATAGTCCCAGCTCTTGGAACACTGTATCCTTTCCTTCCCAATGACTCCAGGTGAATAACACCCTAAAACAGTAGGAGAACAAGTAAGAAGcggcagaagtgaaaacagcaaagaaaaaggATACTCAGAGAAATAAAGGAAAACCAAGAAGTGGGTGGatgtaaaaacataaataaaatcaagtaGGAATCCAAAGATAGACAAAGgagatgttcagagacattcaggccattttagaatacatGCAAACTATAAAGGATATAGCTAAGCTGAGGCTCACCAGAAAAGGGGAAGGGGCACTGTGCTCTGAGATGTCATAGTAAGTAACCTCCACAGGCAGGAAAGCGTGTTGTGGGCAATATGAACCACTGGCACCTATTTCTGCTGTGAAGCCCTCAATGCGGCCTGATGGGGCAAAACAACCTTTAAGGATGGATTCCTGTAAGAAACAAGTGACTCTTCTTTACAAAACCAGCACTGTATACATTTAGGTATGCAAATTAACTGAAATAACTGCCAGTTAAAAAGTAAGTCATGTGTAAAAAGTGCTAGTGAGTTCTGATACTGTAAATGCAACATGTGTTTTTATGAAGTTTCCAAACAAAATCTCTCATAGAGAAGTAGGTGGGGCTTTATATCcagtaaaaactaaaaacataagTGATATTCCATTGTTTGCTTGACTTCATAAGATGCACATTCCAATTACCTCAAAATTCCCCAGGAGAGTGCGGCTAATTGGAGCTGGCGGCCAGACTGAGGATGTACGACAGTCAAGGTCTCCATAGAGAGTGCTGCGGTGTTGTCTCCTAGTAACACAGTATTATAGAAgacacaaagaaattaaaactgaaagcatAATGTAACAGAAATATAAAGTGATATTCTATGttattgtacagtacataaaaaactTAAGCTTCTACCTCAGAGTAAGCAGGTGCTTTCCAGACGTGCAATAATTAGTGGGCCATGTTGGTGTAATTCTGTATCTGTATGtagttatttttgtattgtttttaaacttttttcctttcatttttccatGCTTGCTTCCTGTTTCTATTTACAGGAAGCTAGTAAAGACATTTTCAGTCATCACTGTGAAATCCAAAGATTACTTAATGCCAAGCTATAGTCTATTAGAAGGCACTCCCAACAGTTTGCTGACTTGCTTCCTATTTCAATCAGATTTCCTTTATTCTATAGCATATAAAAAGCTGGCATAGTAGTAACTATGACTGATATCGTATGTCTCACCTCTTTCACAGACTAGTTACAGCAGAAGACTAAAGTTGGAATACTTTGTGATATAATGTTGAAGTACATCCTGAAATCAGTGATGAGAAACTCAGGAGACTTTTGGTAAAGAAAACAAGGCAACTGGCTATGTAGTGCCTCTTGGAAGATGGAGATGTGACTGCAGAGTTATGTGCATCATATGGAAGCACTGATATTTCATGGGTGAAGGAAAGAAACTTTTGCTCAATATTGAATACTACCTTTTTTCTTATCTAATGTTGTGTAAATTAACTGTCTGAATCACTGTTCAAGCATAATAAGCTAAAACCTAAAGAAAAATTAACACTCACACTTTAGGAGGCAATCTGCTTTTTAAGCTTCTCTTGGCATTAGTGCAATCCGAAGAGCTCTGTGACAACAGTAACATGGAAAAATAGATTAGAATCCTGCAACATAAAATACCATATAACATCTTTCAAGAAATGGTGCTTTGCAAGAAAACAAATttcaactgaaagacaaacaaaatgttttaaaaaatgccaaaaacaagTCTGCTACATTTATTTTCTCTCCATCTCTTAGCAGTTTCCAAACATTGTATCATCTGTAAAGACCCTCATTTACTTCTTTACCAAGATATCTAGGGTATTAATTTACACATGCTATCACAAGTCTACTGGGTTCCATGAAATATTCAGTATATTAATGTTAAGTATGATATGCATCATGtagaacaattaaaattaaagtaagCTTCATAAAACATCTTTATGTCTGAAAAGTGCTGTCCGAAATCAGGTGAGGATCATCTAATATGACCACAAATCAGAAAAGTTTGCGATggtatggaaaatgaaaaaaatgttaaaaattaaaaaaaaaactgatttttaaatttactttgacatttatttcattgcagacagtatgaacacaaaatatttcatgttttgtctggtcaacttaatttcatttgttaatatacatccattcccaCATTTCAAGCCTGCAACATATTCCAAAAGAAGTTGGGATGGGGACAATTTAGGGccagtaatgaggtaaaataaataaagataattatCAGCTGTTTGAAATCACAACAGGTAATTGGTACAAAAGCAGTAATCACGAAAGGCTGAGTCTAAGAGGAGCAAAGATGGGTggaggatctccagtttgtcaacaaatgcatatttctccctctacagtgcatagtATCATTAAACAATTCAATGAATCTTAAGGAATTTCAGTGCATAAAGggcaagggcgcaagcctaagcTGAACACCTGTGATCTGAGATCCCTCAGatggcactgcatcaagaaccaTCAGTCATCAATAATTTATACAGGTATAACCACATGGTGAAGACAatactttggcaaacctttgtcaagcactacaataCAGAGTtgagttacattcacaaatgccacttaagtcttgactgttaaaaaaaaaaaaaaaaaaaaaaaaaagccttatgtTAACCACATCTAGAAGCAGCGTAAACTTCTCTGGGcttggaggcatctgggatggaccatcacacgTTGGTAACATGTACTGTGGTCAGACAAATCACTATTCCAaatcttttttggaaaaaatggatgCTGTGTGCTCCAGACCAAAGTTGAGAAGGACTGCAATCCTGACCTGTCCCCAATAGAAaatgtgtggagaattttgaaacgaaaaatgcatCGATGACCCTgtactgttgcacaccttaagacgTGTTTGCAAGAAAGACTAAGACAAAATAACACATGAAACGCTTCAGCGCTTTGCATCCTCAATGCCGAAACATCTTTTATGTGTTGTGAGAAGAAATGGTGACAATACAAAGTGGAAAATGctttactgtcccaacttttttagaATGTGCTGCAGGCCTTAAGTgtaggaatggatgtatattaacacatgaaatgaagttgaccagacaaaacatgaaatatcttgggttcgtACTGTTTGCAATGAAATAAGCCAAAGTAAATATACGAATcactacatttgttttatttacattttctttagcaTCCTTGCTtcttctgatttggggttgtacaaaGGTTGAGAATGACAGCAAAACTTAAAGATAATAAAAAGTTTGTTAAATTTATAATTAAGACCCAGTATAGTTGTCATTAGAAAGTTGGCTATGCTTCTGTCAGTATAGGTAACCATGCACGGATATCTTTCTAAAAAGcatattacttatttaaaaagcaaataaaatcaaGACTAAGGTAGTCCAGTACTTCTATAATACCTACTGATGCAAGTATTTTAATGGGTAACACCACCATACATGATTTGTCAAGACATTCTTTAGCATAAACAGAGCATAATTTTGAATTGTCTTCTGTCACGAGGACAATGCAATAATAATAGTACTtagaaaataatagaaatactTTACAAAGCTAACTGTTGTACCTAAAGCGAGTACAGATAAAATCTAAGTAATTCTGACTAGCTACCCTGGGGTAATGCAGGTGGGCTGAGATGAAAGGCCACTGACACCCTCAAATGTAAGAGATTGGTAAAATTTATAACACTCTTGTCCAGAAGGAGAGGGTGTGCTGGAATGATGAAGGGACTTGGTTTATCCCATTGATAAGGGACATAAACAAAGGAACCTGAAGGAGCATAAAGGACAAGGTAACAAAGAAAGTCTCTATATCTCAGCAGCCATATTTAGACAGGCCATTACGTCTGTGTACCCCACTCAATCCAAGGGCCATGCCAGTCCACATTGGATCAGAAACAAAAGAATCTAAAAGCCACCTAAGCAAAATAGGCTGATTAACCAGGTTGTATTAATGTTAGTTTgccaatatgtatatatttgcattcttcttatgctgtattttatgtatattgcccataatacatgaataaatttgaaactttttctcctgcctgttcttttACTCCATCTAATTGCCTGGGGTAACAGATGTAAAAGGGAGGGGGGAGTGTTGATCTACAGTACCTGACAGTGTGGTAAGCGTACAGGAATTGGGACAGTCTTTAAGATTTACACtataaagagtataaaggaaACAACAGTGTCACCATAGGACACTACCATGACAAAACACCTTATTCTAAAACTTTTCATACAAAATGAAGTCAGATTATGCAATAACAATTTTCATGTATTAATTCTatatatttgaattaatttttaatggGACAGAAAAAGTTAGTTTAGTATTCCTACCTTGTGCAATTCCCTGGCAGACGGTAGCAAGTGGTTCCAGAAAGGGGCAGCTTTGGCATCAGTGCTGCGGCAAGACACAGTTACAGAATGTGGCAACAACAGCCGGCACTTTTTGGAAGTTGAGGGCCCATCATCTTCGGAGCAGGGTTCTGCTGTGTCACTGGATGCTATCAGCTTTCTCTTGGCAGCGTATCTCTCTTTTGATGTGGAGGCCTGTTGCTTAAACTCACAAGGAGTTTTCTCAGAGGAAGCCAGTCCATTAGTGAATGACATCTGGCAGTGCTCAGATTTGGGAGAACTCAAATCCTGATTGCTGAAAAGAGTTCTAGATTCAATACATTCTGATAGATTTCCAACCTCACTGTTAATCACAAAGCCTGCTGATATCGGAGACTTTCCTTCATTATTGAAGCAGATGTTTAAATGGTCTTCGTTACcaaattgtttgatttttctaGTAAACATACTTCCTTCATTGGCACTTACTAAGCCACAATCAATTTTACCATCCCAGCTCACAGAACAATTTGATGGCAATTTTGACGTGATGGCATAAGCTGTCTTGGCATTGAATGTAGCAGAGTCTTGATTGTTGGGAGAGCAATTTCTTTTAATTATGTCTTCTGTATATTGTGTTGTTTGTGCACAGCAGCTGAACAGAGGAAGGTGCAAGGAGGACTGTTCTTCTTCTAAGTTTGAATCTTTAAATGCAGTACAGTCCTCGGTCCTCCTAGAGTCCTCCTTCATTCCAGTGAACGGTAAGTGCTGCCTAGAACAAAATGCAACAGCTCTTTTATCATACACCTGCTCTGGGCATTGGCGTTCATCCTTCAGCTCCCCATTTTGTTCTGGCTGGTCAAGACAATTTGTACAGGAAGTCACAATCCTCTTGCATGTCTGGGCTTGCTTGATGTCTACATTTGCTTGACATTCAGGGGAAATCCTTTTCATTCCTTTTCCTGGTCTCTGATGTTGAGTTTCAGTGTAACTGGCAAGCTGGGAGAAGATAGATAACTGATAGACTTTTTGCAGTCTAAACTCTTCCCTGCCAAATGTCCTAAGCAGACCTTGACTGGGACTAGAGTCCAAGCCACCTGATTGAGCACAGGGTTGTGGAAGCTCAAGCTCCTGCACAAGCTGTTCTTTTGGTTGCTCCTTTTGTGAAATCTCCACATGAATGTGTCGCATTGTTCTTGGTTATGTGGCAAGTTTGTGCACcatataaaattaaacagatgAAATTCTTAAAGTGCAAAAAGGCAGATCCAGTGTATGTTCTGCTCAGTTTCCTCTTCCTTAAACAAGGCACTGCTAATGAGCAGCTAGTACCCCATGCCTCATAAAATACAGAAACACAGCATCTGAAAAGCAAAATTGGTCTTAAAGACGTGTGTAGATCTACTTGGGACAGTCATATACAATTATCTCAAATTACCTATAGGATACACAGTAGTGGAGACCAtttaaattgaaatcaacaaaaaaatggaGGAGTATTTCATTTGAAACCATAAAGTAGACCATCCCAATTAAGTATCAGCTTACCAGTGTGGACAGATATAGGATCAGTTAGAACCACTTCAACAGTAAGCATACTGCACTTTTACATGGGAATAGACCTGCAAGGGGCTATGCACAAGGAATCTGCTAACACAATGAAACAGCACATGAACCAAGCTCAGTGGTGAAAAAAGTAGAGCTGACATCTCCCAGAACACTGGTAAAATGTAATGTGGAACAAGTTTGCTGGAGAATGGTATTAACAAATACAAGCTGGTTCATTGTGTTTCTATTCAGTTACTTGTGAGAGCTTCAAAAATATGTATTAGGAAGAACTAGTGCATTATTATTTAGATtgggtcaccaactccagtcctggagggccccagtgcctgcaggtgttcattctaaccctttccttaaatagtgcactgtttttgctgctcattaacttcttttgaattaattttgacttgttttttaagatctgTTCCACTGAATtattcatcattcctctgaattacttcatttctttccttaaatagcacccaaacagaaatgaaatgtgaagtgagtgagccaacagaagacaaactaagtcagggcctcaaactccaaccaatttcatttcaaccagttgcttaataaaggtctgattcttgttgttaattaaacccattctttaattccatggctcattgctgctctcattgtgcaataacatacatttgtgaatttccccttgggattaataaagtatctatctatctatttccatttccaaaattgttgattttctcttttctaagagcactgttgaaatgttttgggcacttgagcagatcaacattcctgagacctttaaCCTtctatattttcaaatattgtatgacCGACAATGTTGGTCATGTGTTGCTGGTAACGttctggctcattttgtatctcatcatTGCTTGGTTGcgaattaaggaaaaagaaacaattaaggcatttgagtcttcaagagcaagtcaaataaaattaattcaaaacaagttaGTTAGAAgcaaaaactgcagccactggtgtccaccaggactggagttggggacccctaatTTAGATTAAGATTGAGAGAAACAGATACCATCCCACACTATAAGGGTTATGACAGCTAGTTTTATTTCCAGATAATTTCCAAATAAGCGGACAGTTACActtgaaatatctgcacattcTCCTGCTCAGTAGAATCATAAATACTATGtactaaaaaaatactaaatactaCCTATTATGTAGTTTACTTCTGAAGTAAATTTGCAATTACTTGCATTTTTGATAATGGTAATTTTCCTTAGTTATTATCatttagattttatatttttattttatatcatttagtttaatatttaatttatattactttatgattttcataattttcagaCAATAATTAAGAGTTCTGCTGTATACAATAGAGTCCAGCTGAAGTCAGGACAGTTTTAAGCCTCTGACCGATTCAGCGACCCGAGACATTCTGAGACCCGTAAGATAACACCCCTGTCAGCTGGATCAGttttgactccacccactttccacACCCCCGTGTTAGCAGTACATTTTGTGCTGAATGTACTATTATAGTAATGGAGGTAAACTGAATGTGtctgcaaaaaatatttcttataaataaaaaaatgcatcacCAGGATAAACTGTCATGCTAATACAATAAACATCTCTTCATACTTACTGTGAGGTCACAAGCCATCCTCAACTGGGTACGCAAAGTCACTCGGCTAACAGAGAAGGTCTTAGCAGGGCGACTCAAACAACTACTTTATGCCTCTTTGTGCTTCTGAGGGTGAGTGCGTCATTCCTCTGGAGCATAAACTCCGTCACAATTAATGCAtcgttaatataaatattaaaattttgtacaccagtaataatacagtacGAATGATATAACACAGACAGAACCACAAAGACAgtactctaaagcaggggtccccaacccccggtccgcagccgtctgacagccgggccgcgagagaactgccggcaacggagactcactcagacttttcataacgcttggcgggcggggctttgtagcggtgcagagagaggagagagaccgaggtgagagagtattacaacaaagttatttttatggtcctgacagtttccccatatgacgcgagtctatagaaatcgggTTACTACGacgtacattcagcagatgcattcattacaacgaagtgaccttgaaatgcttgaatgaatcatccacagagcagttagatctgtggtcacagctcagttgtgcacgacgatccccaaacagaaacattgtttaaaaaaaaaaaaaaaaaaaaaatctctttcttcgaactttcctcatactgtttttgttttctgtggttttcagtgataccttttgcttattgcttgtcaacatttgaaaaacatccattggaatttaactcattgtcaccctcctatagaaacggcagacacgaaaaaaagattgcagtgttaatgtttgtgatgtgcaatctgttggaatggcaaatgcaaagcatatgtctttgttatatgcaaaaaaagaagaaaaatctcgggttgcaaacgtatgcgaactgcttaataacttaataataatagaaatgttatgtaaattgtgtataaaactcccccccccccccccccccgaccggtccgtggaaatatttgcatctaataaagtggtccttgctgtcaaaaaggttggggaccactgctctaaagATACCCTAAATTTCCAGCGCATAGTATTGCATACTTTGacacaaattatatgatttattcgATTCAGAGTCTAGAAGAATATGTAGTGTTAATTGTAGCTGAGTGTAGCATATAATTTTTTCTTCTTCGTCTTTTTccttagcatttcccatttttatatggggtgaGCCTTCTAATCAAGCCATAAgggatgtacaaaccagtgtttcttcgtgctagttccaagcctggataaatggggagggttatgtcaggaagggcatctggtgtaaaattttgccaaatcaataagcggacaacaatacaaatttccattccAGATCAGTCAAGTCCTGGGTTAACAATGACAACCCCCAGTACTGTTAGGCAACAGGGTGctagcagaaattgggctactgttggccaaagaaggagaagaagagggagggagatgtgtctggaggcaggaggagaggtaaagagagtggaactgtggGTAggtactttgaatgttggcagcatgactggtaaggggagagagttagcagatatgatggagagaaggaaggttgatatattgtgcgtgcaagagactaaatggaaggggaaaaaTCCAGGTGGATcggaagtggattcaaattgttctattatggtgtggatggaaggagaaa is a window of Erpetoichthys calabaricus chromosome 7, fErpCal1.3, whole genome shotgun sequence DNA encoding:
- the LOC114654214 gene encoding protein FAM214A gives rise to the protein MRHIHVEISQKEQPKEQLVQELELPQPCAQSGGLDSSPSQGLLRTFGREEFRLQKVYQLSIFSQLASYTETQHQRPGKGMKRISPECQANVDIKQAQTCKRIVTSCTNCLDQPEQNGELKDERQCPEQVYDKRAVAFCSRQHLPFTGMKEDSRRTEDCTAFKDSNLEEEQSSLHLPLFSCCAQTTQYTEDIIKRNCSPNNQDSATFNAKTAYAITSKLPSNCSVSWDGKIDCGLVSANEGSMFTRKIKQFGNEDHLNICFNNEGKSPISAGFVINSEVGNLSECIESRTLFSNQDLSSPKSEHCQMSFTNGLASSEKTPCEFKQQASTSKERYAAKRKLIASSDTAEPCSEDDGPSTSKKCRLLLPHSVTVSCRSTDAKAAPFWNHLLPSARELHKSSSDCTNAKRSLKSRLPPKVRQHRSTLYGDLDCRTSSVWPPAPISRTLLGNFEESILKGCFAPSGRIEGFTAEIGASGSYCPQHAFLPVEVTYYDISEHSAPSPFLGVIHLESLGRKGYSVPRAGTIQVTLFNPNKTVVKMFLVTYNFEDMPVNHVTFLRHRIFLVPVVEEEEDHRANHSRKKVLCYLIHLRFQSSKSGKIYLHDNIHLLFSRKSIEMDTGIPYELKSFTEMPVNPKYSPRL